A region of the Peredibacter starrii genome:
AGGTGGAACAATCGAAAAAGAACTCGAAACTTCTTTCAATGATAAAAAGGCCATCCGTATGGCACTTCACAACCCGGACTTTACAACTGCTGCCCGAGTTGAAAGAACGATCAACCAGGAGCTAGGTGGTAAATACGCTACAGCTTCAGATGCCACCACAATTGATGTGATCATCCCGAACTACTACGAAAGAAAAGTGGTTGAACTCATCGCCAATATCGAAAACTTCAAAGTTATCGCGGACGCCCCGGCGAAGATCGTAATCAATGAACGTACTGGTACTTTGGTGGCCGGTGGGGACATTGTGCTTAAGCGCTCGGCCATCAGCCATGGTGACCTGGTAGTGGAAGTTAAAGGCGGAGCTGAAGGCTCAGGTAAGGCCGGATCAATCCAAATGATGGAACAAACGACGACCATTAATGACCTCGTTAAGGCCTTGAATGCACTAGGAACTAAGCCGGAAGACCTGATCTCAATCTTCCAGGCCCTAAAGCAGAACGGCTCGCTGTTAGCTGAAATCGAACTGATCTAATCCCGACAGGGAACTATTTTCCTAGGGGTGTTTTTCGCTAACACCCCCCTCTCTAAAAATGCTACACTGTAAGAAGAATCTCATCAGGATGATGAGGTCCGAAAACCAGGATGGTAAGAGTGAAAATCAACCCTCAGGCACAAGCCTTAGCTACCGCTCAAAGAAACAAT
Encoded here:
- a CDS encoding flagellar basal body P-ring protein FlgI, yielding MLKLLPLLLCALSVPAMASSSRIKDLVTIKGVRENALIGYGLVIGLNGTGDGGGEITNTSLKKMFQTLGLNPQKEVTSKNVAAVIVTAKLPAFGRLGQHLDVTVSSIGDASSLAGGTLLVTPLKGGDGQIYAVANGSLSIGGLEKGKKLATTARIPEGGTIEKELETSFNDKKAIRMALHNPDFTTAARVERTINQELGGKYATASDATTIDVIIPNYYERKVVELIANIENFKVIADAPAKIVINERTGTLVAGGDIVLKRSAISHGDLVVEVKGGAEGSGKAGSIQMMEQTTTINDLVKALNALGTKPEDLISIFQALKQNGSLLAEIELI